The following proteins come from a genomic window of Notamacropus eugenii isolate mMacEug1 chromosome X, mMacEug1.pri_v2, whole genome shotgun sequence:
- the LOC140516307 gene encoding mortality factor 4-like protein 2 — protein MAHEAPCGRNQSSAPIPQGVGGASTSGPLSSAPEEAPQEPLACWEYEWIPQKRVLRYSRDQLNQDRNKAIRLSAARKEQEQAALKGRRSRTCHGHGHHDPGEGSTSGMMPPPPPKRSCSEKVQGESGSRGASCQAVAEDPQQDATPGRREVQVDLPMSLRPLLVLDWDMVTLRKMLCNLPAKVSADAIFYEYATFPRKHCTRDQSCAVWGLVAVLKEYFNVLLSPQLLYDFKRPQYDELVVSYPSSQMCELYGGIHLLRLFEHLGPMLTCTTLDDSSMNVLLSHLQNFLDYLAHNSSLLFFETSDYKPASEDHLKVVA, from the coding sequence ATGGCTCATGAGGCCCCCTGTGGGAGAAACCAGAGCAGCGCGCCCATTCCTCAGGGAGTCGGGGGAGCCAGCACCAGTGGCCCACTATCCTCTGCTCCCGAAGAAGCCCCCCAAGAGCCGCTCGCCTGCTGGGAGTACGAGTGGATCCCCCAGAAAAGGGTGCTCCGCTACTCTCGGGACCAGTTGAACCAGGATAGGAACAAAGCTATCCGCTTGTCCGCTGCCAGGAAAGAGCAGGAACAGGCTGCCCTCAAGGGCAGACGCTCCCGCACCTGTCATGGTCACGGCCACCATGACCCAGGTGAAGGGAGCACCTCTGGAATGatgccaccaccaccccccaagcGAAGCTGCTCTGAAAAGGTACAAGGAGAGTCCGGATCACGGGGAGCGAGCTGCCAAGCTGTTGCTGAGGATCCCCAACAGGATGCCACCCCAGGCAGACGTGAAGTCCAGGTTGACCTGCCCATGTCCCTGAGGCCCCTGCTCGTGCTAGACTGGGACATGGTGACCCTCAGGAAGATGCTCTGCAACCTGCCAGCCAAGGTCAGCGCAGATGCCATCTTCTATGAATATGCCACCTTCCCTCGGAAGCACTGCACCAGAGATCAAAGCTGCGCTGTCTGGGGCCTGGTGGCTGTGCTCAAGGAATACTTTAATGTACTCCTAAGCCCCCAGCTGCTTTATGATTTCAAGAGGCCACAGTATGATGAACTGGTGGTCAGCTACCCCTCAAGCCAGATGTGCGAGCTCTATGGAGGTATCCACCTGTTGCGCCTCTTTGAGCATCTGGGCCCAATGCTCACCTGCACTACTCTGGATGACAGCAGCATGAATGTGCTGCTGAGCCATTTGCAAAATTTCCTAGATTATCTGGCCCACAACTCTTCTCTGCTGTTTTTTGAAACCAGCGACTACAAGCCTGCCTCTGAGGACCATCTGAAAGTAGTTGCATAA